The Aneurinibacillus uraniidurans genome segment GTTCCGGATGCCATTTCAGCATGATTTGGTTAGCATAATGCCCCATTTTTTCGATTTCATCGCTTTCATACAGACGAAGTCCGTCTTCTAAGCCAAGACGCTCACCTGCAAGCGCACGTTCTAGTATGCGGTCAATTGACACACTGCATCCCTCCAAGCACGGTGTAAACACTTCTTTCATGGTAACATAAAGCCCCCTGCTTGCCTATACATACACGCAGGGGGCCTTTGCTTATCTATTCAGCGAATCCAATTTCTTCATACACTTCCGGCTGCCAGTGAATGACACAGCGTTCTAACGGAAGATTGATTTCTCGCATCCCATTCGGACGTCCGTTAAAATAAATAATCTCGGATAGCACGACCCGGCTGTCCTTAATCTGTACTTCCCCTTTTAACTGTTGCATCTTGCCATCCATCCCGTAAAAATGAACTTCTCCCGTTCCCAGTGTCTTCATTCGTTCCTCCCCTGCCGTTTGTGCGGACTTATGAATCTAAGACTTATCAACCATACTATAATGACTATTATACCAGATAAAATGGGAGTTTTTTCAATACTATTTTTTATCAATTTTTCTTTTCGATTCTACTTAGGCGGCGATTTCGTCCATCCACCCGGTATGCATCTGTATAATATCGAATACGTTCCATGATTCGCATCGCTTTTAGCTGCTCGACCCCCGCTTTCTGGGAGTAGGCTAGATGTTCTTCCAGCTGATCGAGCGTATAGTTCGAGGTATACAACACCGGGAGATTCTCACTCACTCGATACTGGAGAATCGCACCAAGTATTTCATCACGTGCCCATGGCGAAAGCGTTTCGGCCCCGATGTCATCAAGAATGAGCACCGGTACCTCCTTAAGCACCTGGATTTTTTCTGCGACAGTATTATCCTGAAGAGCATCTTTGATCTCTCGGAAAAAATCTGGCGTATATACCATTAACGATGCCAGTCCGCGCTCCGCTAGCTTTCGAGCCGCTGCGGCCATCATGTAGCTTTTACCCACGCCGAATGGACCGTAAAAATAGAGTCCCTTCGTTCCTTCTTTACCCGGTTGCACGCTCATACAGAAGGAAACGATCGCTTCAATGGCATCAACCCGCTGTAAGTCCCCCTCCAAATCGGCAAAAGATGCACCAAGTATTTCCCGTGGAATATGATGGGTGCGGATTAGCCGGGACCTCTCCTGCTGTTCCTGCTCGACGGTATACAGTTTGCACGGTGTATGACGCACTTCAAGGGAACGACCTGTCCAGTCAAGCATCGCTTGGTGTCCACGCAGCAAATTTGGACAGGCTGCAAATCCCGGACAACGCTGGCAAGAAGCCGCTTCTTCCACTGCCTGGCGTACCCGACTTAGTGAGCGAACGATGTGAACCGTCTCGATTTCTGGATGTTGCTTACGAATCGCCTGCACTTCTTCCGTCTCCATCGCCTCCTGCACCATGTCGTCAAATGATTGTCCACCCGATGTAGGAAAAGCGGATAACAATTTGTGCAACTCCCGCATCTACTTCTCCTCCTTCCCTTGATCTTTTGCTTGTTCCATTGCCTTTAACATCTCTGCAATCCGCTGTTTTTTGCGCTCATACTCAACCGGGTCATCGGCTGTTTCACTCCCAACAGGCGTACTCACTTCCTGCTTCTGACGCTCCAACTGTTCGCGAATATGTTCTGGCACATTATCCTTACGCACTTGATTGCGTTTCGTTGCGGCTTTCTCTCCCGCTGATTTTCGCGTACTGCGCCCATTCGATGCTTGCTTGCGTTCAAGGTGCATCTGACGTGCCTGCTGCTGTGCTTCCTGCACAGTCGTAATGTTGCTTCGCTTCCAATGCCCCGCAATCTTGTAAATTAACTCTTTCGGCAACTGACCATTATGCGTGATCATCACATACTCCAGCAACACATTCACCACACCTGGCGGTAGCTGGTAATTTGCAAGTAGTTCTTCGACAATTTTCTGATCGGCTGGGGCAATTTTTCCACCCTTCTGATACTGCTCCATCAGTTGAAACGGCGAAAGCGAGGATAGCCTCAACGCATGGCTCTCCCGTTCGGAAAGCTCCACCTGTGCCGTTTCCTGTGCCACTTTCTCTGCCGGACGCAACGATTCTTCATCACGCGATAAAATCTGAGGCGCACGCCCTTGTTCGCGGCGATACCAGTCTTTTATAAGCCGACGCAGCGCATCAATATTAATCTCATCGTATTCAATGACCGCAGGCTCTAGCAAGAAGCGTCCCATGATTTCACTGTCTATGTTATAAAGAAACGCAAGACTCGCTAGCTCAGTTCGCACAGCCGAAGTAAATAAGTTTTCTTTCTTCACCATTTTCGGTAGGACCGCCGCCAGAAACTCATAATCAAGCTCTGTCTTCTGATATTTGCGACCAGCAGGCTCCTGTTCTACAAATGTATCAAGCGGACTCTCTTTCTCAGTCTGATGCAGGAACTCAGCTGTTTCTGTACCGACACCTACGATCAACTCACTCGGTGATACGTGTTGAAACACTTCATCGAATGCTTTCGTAACACGCAGACGAGCACGGTCGGCCGGAATACGATGTTCATCAGACGGTGAAAAGTGACGTCGTAGCTTACGGTAGTATTCCTTCCCGACACGGTTTAACAGCATAATGCCCAGCGTATCATCCTGAAAAAAAGCATGCGGTGCATACGGTGGCTGTAGTTCATATTCAAGCAAGCGCTCTTCCTCATTCGCAGACTTGTACACTTCCAGAAGCCCGATTGCTTCAAGCTGGTGCCGCGCCTTTATAATCGTAGGAAGCGGCATCCCCATCGTGACCATCAAACCGTAATGGCTGCTCTGTACCGACATAAAATTAGCCGGGGTGCTCTGATGATACAATGTCTGATACAGCGCAACCGGAAGCGCCCTGAGCAATGGCTGATACAAATGAACAATATACCCAATCTCAGCTGCACTAATCGGGCGCTTCACCCGTACAACATAGGGATCTGCCGGGACCGTTTCTTTCCACTTCACTGCGCATCCCTCCCTACAAACATTCTTTTATGACATAACCAGTTCAATAGTATCAAATCGCTCTGGAATCACGGTGTCAAGATCAAGTTCTTCCTGGATCGTCTGGGCAAATTTCTTACGCACATCTGGCTCCCCATGAACAACAATGACTTTTTTCGGTTTTTTTGTAAACCCGCTAAGCCAGCTAAGCAATCCATCCCGATCGGCGTGCGCAGAAAATCCTTCAATCATGTGAACATGCGCAGCCACCTTATAATCCCGACCAAAAATCCGCACATGCCGCGCCCCATCTACAATACGCCGTCCGAGTGTCCCTGGCGCTTGATAACCAACAAACACAACATGCGACTTCGGACGCCAAATATGGTGACGCAAATGGTGCTTAATGCGACCTGCTTCACACATGCCACTCGATGAGATAATCATCGCGCCGCTCGTTACCCGGTTTAGACGCTGCGACTCTTCTCTAGTCTCAACAAATACAAGCCCCGGAAGTGCAAGTGGGTCCATCCCCCGCCGAATGTATTCCTGACTTTCTTCATCAAATACATCCTCATGATGGCGGAATACACGCGTCGCTTCGATCGCAAGCGGACTGTCGATAAACACAGGCATTGGTTTAATTGTACCATGCTCCAATAACTCCGTAAGTTCGTAAATAATCTCCTGCGTCCGTCCTACAGAGAAGGAAGGAATAATGATGGTCCCCCCTTCCTCCTGAACACGCTGTACAATGCTGCCAAGCTTTTGTCTACGATCCGTAGTGTGATCATGCAAACGATCTCCATACGTAGATTCAATAAACACATAATCCGCTTCTGCAATCCACGCTGGATCTTTCACAATCGCCTGGCCTCGACTGCCGAGATCACCGGAAAACACAACCTTACACGTTTTCCCCTCTTCTATCTCAACCCACAGCTCAATGATAGCCGAACCAAGAACATGCCCGGCATCTTGCAGGCGCACCTGCACGCCTGGCACAACCTCATACATTTCATCATAACCAATCCCCAAAAAGCGCGACAGAGCGCGTCGTCCATCTTCTTCTGTATAAAGCGGCCCAATACGACGTGCAGTCTTTGCCCCTTTCTTCTTACGGTTACGTCGCTCTGCTTCCACCTCCTGAATGTGACCGCTATCAGGTAACAAAATGGAGCACAGCTCAGCCGTAGAGTGCGTACAAATTACCTGCCCGCGAAACCCATCCCGGCACAGCTTCGGAATTAACCCGCTATGGTCGATATGTGCATGCGTCAGCACGACAGCATCGATCTCATCTATGGCAAACGCAAATGGCTCTCGATTTCGTTCCTCAATCTCTCCACTTCCCTGAAACATCCCGCAGTCAATTAAGATACGAGATTCACCTGCTGTAAGCAAGTAACATGAACCGGTTACGGTACCGGCTCCCCCTAAACACTGTATGTTCATCCTCATCCCTGTCCTGTTCTAAAGAATGACCCTGCACGCGGCAGGGTCATTCTTTCTTTTTGTTATGTTTAAGCAAGTCTTCTAATTCCTTCACAAAAACATTAATATCTTTGAACTGCCGATATACAGATGCAAAGCGGACATATGCCACCTCATCGACTTCATACAGCGCACTCATGACCAGCTCGCCTACATCCTTACTGTGGACTTCCGCCTGGCCGCAGTTGCGCAATTCCCGCTCGATTCGATCGACAATTCCTTCAAGCGTCTCAAGCGGAACCGGGCGCTTCTCGCAAGCGCGAATCATCCCACGCAAAATTTTATCCCGGCTAAATTCTTCCCGCACCCCGTCCTTTTTGATGACAAGAAGCGGTGTTTCTTCAACGACTTCAAACGTCGTAAAACGGCGCTGACACTCTTCGCACTCCCGGCGCCTGCGAATCGATTTGTTATCATTTACAGGACGTGAGTCGAGTACCCGCGTTCCGTTATGCATACAGTACGGACATCGCATGTCATCAACCCCAATATCATGGTACTTTCCCATTAGTTTGTCCTAGAAATTTGCTTACGTCAAGTGTGTACCAAAAGAAAAGGGAGCCAGATTGGCTCCCTTTGTT includes the following:
- the dnaI gene encoding primosomal protein DnaI — protein: MRELHKLLSAFPTSGGQSFDDMVQEAMETEEVQAIRKQHPEIETVHIVRSLSRVRQAVEEAASCQRCPGFAACPNLLRGHQAMLDWTGRSLEVRHTPCKLYTVEQEQQERSRLIRTHHIPREILGASFADLEGDLQRVDAIEAIVSFCMSVQPGKEGTKGLYFYGPFGVGKSYMMAAAARKLAERGLASLMVYTPDFFREIKDALQDNTVAEKIQVLKEVPVLILDDIGAETLSPWARDEILGAILQYRVSENLPVLYTSNYTLDQLEEHLAYSQKAGVEQLKAMRIMERIRYYTDAYRVDGRNRRLSRIEKKN
- a CDS encoding replication initiation and membrane attachment family protein gives rise to the protein MKWKETVPADPYVVRVKRPISAAEIGYIVHLYQPLLRALPVALYQTLYHQSTPANFMSVQSSHYGLMVTMGMPLPTIIKARHQLEAIGLLEVYKSANEEERLLEYELQPPYAPHAFFQDDTLGIMLLNRVGKEYYRKLRRHFSPSDEHRIPADRARLRVTKAFDEVFQHVSPSELIVGVGTETAEFLHQTEKESPLDTFVEQEPAGRKYQKTELDYEFLAAVLPKMVKKENLFTSAVRTELASLAFLYNIDSEIMGRFLLEPAVIEYDEINIDALRRLIKDWYRREQGRAPQILSRDEESLRPAEKVAQETAQVELSERESHALRLSSLSPFQLMEQYQKGGKIAPADQKIVEELLANYQLPPGVVNVLLEYVMITHNGQLPKELIYKIAGHWKRSNITTVQEAQQQARQMHLERKQASNGRSTRKSAGEKAATKRNQVRKDNVPEHIREQLERQKQEVSTPVGSETADDPVEYERKKQRIAEMLKAMEQAKDQGKEEK
- a CDS encoding MBL fold metallo-hydrolase RNA specificity domain-containing protein; protein product: MNIQCLGGAGTVTGSCYLLTAGESRILIDCGMFQGSGEIEERNREPFAFAIDEIDAVVLTHAHIDHSGLIPKLCRDGFRGQVICTHSTAELCSILLPDSGHIQEVEAERRNRKKKGAKTARRIGPLYTEEDGRRALSRFLGIGYDEMYEVVPGVQVRLQDAGHVLGSAIIELWVEIEEGKTCKVVFSGDLGSRGQAIVKDPAWIAEADYVFIESTYGDRLHDHTTDRRQKLGSIVQRVQEEGGTIIIPSFSVGRTQEIIYELTELLEHGTIKPMPVFIDSPLAIEATRVFRHHEDVFDEESQEYIRRGMDPLALPGLVFVETREESQRLNRVTSGAMIISSSGMCEAGRIKHHLRHHIWRPKSHVVFVGYQAPGTLGRRIVDGARHVRIFGRDYKVAAHVHMIEGFSAHADRDGLLSWLSGFTKKPKKVIVVHGEPDVRKKFAQTIQEELDLDTVIPERFDTIELVMS
- the nrdR gene encoding transcriptional regulator NrdR, which gives rise to MRCPYCMHNGTRVLDSRPVNDNKSIRRRRECEECQRRFTTFEVVEETPLLVIKKDGVREEFSRDKILRGMIRACEKRPVPLETLEGIVDRIERELRNCGQAEVHSKDVGELVMSALYEVDEVAYVRFASVYRQFKDINVFVKELEDLLKHNKKKE